The proteins below are encoded in one region of Phyllopteryx taeniolatus isolate TA_2022b chromosome 11, UOR_Ptae_1.2, whole genome shotgun sequence:
- the fhip2a gene encoding protein FAM160B1 isoform X1, with product MFSKFTSILQHAVEALAPSLPLQEDFVYHWKAITHYYIETSDDKAPVTDTNIPSHLEQMLEILSQEEGERESGETGPCMEYLLHHKILETLYTLGKADCPPGMKQQVLTFYTKLLAHIRQPLLPHINVHRPVQKLIRLCGDVLAAPTENEEIQFLCIVCAKLKQDPYLVNFFLENKSKRNETKSPGGADGLKDSVLAPDTGQEHAKGGEAPQAAASISSPTNNNNNYNLVTSLLNLTKSPDGRIVVKACEGLMLLVSLPEPAAARCLTENTELCELLTDRLVTLYKALPPSMDPLDIETVESINWGLDVYNVKEDAAVFAGKRPLISFLSWLDYCDQLIKEAQKSAASVMAKAVRERFFVCVMEPQLVQTSEVGILTSTALLNRIIRQVTSEALLQEMVFFLLGEDSEAETASAIAQNPLRHRLIEHCDHLSDEISIMTLRLFEQLIQKPNQHILHSLVLRNLEERNYLENKPPEEREPIENGQPHDAVDLEEDPLFGDDLSPDSRLSSCDWLSPSPSQSPDRSKSEGKTEVHKIVNSFLCLVPDEAKSSYFVEGSGYDTYLRDAHRQFRDYCGVCQCWDWRGTPKPFEKCNLERPFFEGHFLKVLFDRMGRILDQPYDVNLQVTAVMSKLSLFPHPHLHEYLLDPYINLAPGCRSLFSVVVRVVGDLMLRIQRIPDFTPKLLLVRKRLLGLEPEGITIDHMTLLEGVIVLEEFCKELAAIAFVKYHATASSSP from the exons ATGTTCTCCAAATTTACGTCAATTCTCCAGCACGCAGTGGAAGCG CTTGCTCCATCGCTACCACTGCAGGAGGACTTTGTCTATCACTGGAAAGCCATTACACATTATTACATTGAAACATCGG ATGACAAAGCGCCAGTCACAGACACCAACATCCCATCCCACCTGGAACAGATGCTGGAAATTCTGAGTCAGGAGGAAGGAGAAAGGGAGTCTGGAGAGACTGGACCCTGCATGGAGTATCTCCTGCACCACAAGATTCTAGAGACGCTTTACACTTTGGGCAAGGCAGAT TGTCCTCCAGGAATGAAGCAGCAGGTCCTAACTTTCTACACAAAGCTGCTAGCACACATCCGTCAACCTCTCCTGCCACATATCAATGTTCACAGACCAGTTCAG AAACTGATCCGCCTGTGTGGGGACGTACTTGCTGCTCCTACAGAAAATGAAGAGATTCAGTTCCTTTGTATAGTTTGTGCCAAACTGAAGCAGGATCCATATCTTGTCAACTTCTTCCTTGAG AACAAGTCTAAgagaaatgagaccaagagtCCTGGTGGGGCAGATGGACTGAAGGACAGCGTGTTGGCTCCAGACACTGGTCAAGAACATGCAAAAGGCGGTGAGGCGCCACAAGCTGCTGCCTCCATCTCAAGtccaaccaacaacaacaacaattataaTCTGGTTACCTCGCTGCTCAACCTTACAAAGAGCCCC GATGGCAGGATTGTGGTGAAGGCTTGTGAAGGCCTTATGCTGCTGGTCAGTTTACCAGAACCTGCAGCTGCCAGGTGCTTGACTGAGAACACTGAGCTCTGTGAGCTTCTGACCGACAGGCTGGTCACCCTGTATAAAGCCCTTCCACCATCCATGGACCCTTTGGACATCGAGACAGTGGAGTCCATCAACTGGGG tcTCGATGTGTATAATGTGAAAGAGGATGCTGCAGTGTTTGCAGGGAAGAGGCCTCTCATCTCCTTCCTGTCATGGCTGGATTACTGCGATCAGCTCATCAAAGAAGCTCAGAAG TCGGCGGCATCTGTGATGGCCAAGGCAGTGCGAGAAAGATTCTTTGTGTGCGTGATGGAGCCGCAGCTTGTGCAGAC GTCAGAGGTGGGCATCCTCACCTCGACAGCCCTGTTGAATAGAATCATCAGGCAGGTGACGTCCGAGGCGCTGCTTCAGGAGATGGTCTTCTTTCTTTTGGGGGAAGATAGTGAGGCCGAGACGGCGTCTGCGATCGCTCAGAATCCTCTCAGACACAGACTCATCGAGCACTGtgaccacctttcagatgag ATCAGCATCATGACCCTGAGGCTCTTTGAGCAGCTCATCCAGAAGCCCAACCAGCACATCCTGCACAGTTTAGTGCTGCGTAACCTGGAGGAGAGGAACTACCTGGAGAACAAACCTCCCGAGGAGCGAGAGCCCATTGAAAACGGCCAGCCTCATGACGCTGT AGACCTGGAGGAGGATCCGCTGTTTGGCGACGACCTCTCTCCAGACAGCCGTCTCTCTTCGTGCGATTGGCTCAGCCCCTCTCCGTCCCAGAGTCCGGACCGCTCCAAGTCTGAGGGGAAAACAGAAGTCCACAAGATCGTCAACAG TTTCCTGTGTTTGGTGCCCGACGAGGCAAAGTCGTCGTACTTTGTGGAAGGAAGCGGCTATGACACGTACCTCCGAGACGCGCACAGACAG TTCCGAGACTATTGTGGAGTCTGTCAGTGCTGGGACTGGAGAGGAACCCCGAAACCCTTTGAGAAATGCAACTTGGAGCGCCCCTTCTTTGAGGGTCACTTCCTTAAGGTCCTCTTTGACAGGATGGGTCGCATTCTAGATCAG CCGTACGACGTCAACCTGCAAGTGACGGCAGTTATGTCCAAACTGTCCTTGTTTCCGCACCCCCACCTGCACGAGTACCTGCTGGACCCCTACATTAACCTGGCTCCCGGATGCAGGTCTCTGTTCTCCGTTGTGGTCAGG GTGGTGGGGGACCTCATGTTGAGGATTCAGCGCATCCCAGACTTCACCCCCAAACTGCTGCTGGTGAGGAAGAGGTTGTTGGGTCTGGAGCCCGAGGGCATCAC TATCGACCACATGACCCTGCTGGAGGGGGTGATCGTGCTCGAGGAGTTCTGCAAAGAGCTGGCGGCCATCGCCTTCGTCAAATACCACGCCACTGCCTCGTCGTCGCCGTAG
- the fhip2a gene encoding protein FAM160B1 isoform X2 has product MFSKFTSILQHAVEALAPSLPLQEDFVYHWKAITHYYIETSDDKAPVTDTNIPSHLEQMLEILSQEEGERESGETGPCMEYLLHHKILETLYTLGKADCPPGMKQQVLTFYTKLLAHIRQPLLPHINVHRPVQKLIRLCGDVLAAPTENEEIQFLCIVCAKLKQDPYLVNFFLENKSKRNETKSPGGADGLKDSVLAPDTGQEHAKGGEAPQAAASISSPTNNNNNYNLVTSLLNLTKSPDGRIVVKACEGLMLLVSLPEPAAARCLTENTELCELLTDRLVTLYKALPPSMDPLDIETVESINWGLDVYNVKEDAAVFAGKRPLISFLSWLDYCDQLIKEAQKSAASVMAKAVRERFFVCVMEPQLVQTSEVGILTSTALLNRIIRQVTSEALLQEMVFFLLGEDSEAETASAIAQNPLRHRLIEHCDHLSDEISIMTLRLFEQLIQKPNQHILHSLVLRNLEERNYLENKPPEEREPIENGQPHDAVDLEEDPLFGDDLSPDSRLSSCDWLSPSPSQSPDRSKSEGKTEVHKIVNSFLCLVPDEAKSSYFVEGSGYDTYLRDAHRQFRDYCGVCQCWDWRGTPKPFEKCNLERPFFEGHFLKVLFDRMGRILDQPYDVNLQVTAVMSKLSLFPHPHLHEYLLDPYINLAPGCRSLFSVVVRVVGDLMLRIQRIPDFTPKLLLSASAF; this is encoded by the exons ATGTTCTCCAAATTTACGTCAATTCTCCAGCACGCAGTGGAAGCG CTTGCTCCATCGCTACCACTGCAGGAGGACTTTGTCTATCACTGGAAAGCCATTACACATTATTACATTGAAACATCGG ATGACAAAGCGCCAGTCACAGACACCAACATCCCATCCCACCTGGAACAGATGCTGGAAATTCTGAGTCAGGAGGAAGGAGAAAGGGAGTCTGGAGAGACTGGACCCTGCATGGAGTATCTCCTGCACCACAAGATTCTAGAGACGCTTTACACTTTGGGCAAGGCAGAT TGTCCTCCAGGAATGAAGCAGCAGGTCCTAACTTTCTACACAAAGCTGCTAGCACACATCCGTCAACCTCTCCTGCCACATATCAATGTTCACAGACCAGTTCAG AAACTGATCCGCCTGTGTGGGGACGTACTTGCTGCTCCTACAGAAAATGAAGAGATTCAGTTCCTTTGTATAGTTTGTGCCAAACTGAAGCAGGATCCATATCTTGTCAACTTCTTCCTTGAG AACAAGTCTAAgagaaatgagaccaagagtCCTGGTGGGGCAGATGGACTGAAGGACAGCGTGTTGGCTCCAGACACTGGTCAAGAACATGCAAAAGGCGGTGAGGCGCCACAAGCTGCTGCCTCCATCTCAAGtccaaccaacaacaacaacaattataaTCTGGTTACCTCGCTGCTCAACCTTACAAAGAGCCCC GATGGCAGGATTGTGGTGAAGGCTTGTGAAGGCCTTATGCTGCTGGTCAGTTTACCAGAACCTGCAGCTGCCAGGTGCTTGACTGAGAACACTGAGCTCTGTGAGCTTCTGACCGACAGGCTGGTCACCCTGTATAAAGCCCTTCCACCATCCATGGACCCTTTGGACATCGAGACAGTGGAGTCCATCAACTGGGG tcTCGATGTGTATAATGTGAAAGAGGATGCTGCAGTGTTTGCAGGGAAGAGGCCTCTCATCTCCTTCCTGTCATGGCTGGATTACTGCGATCAGCTCATCAAAGAAGCTCAGAAG TCGGCGGCATCTGTGATGGCCAAGGCAGTGCGAGAAAGATTCTTTGTGTGCGTGATGGAGCCGCAGCTTGTGCAGAC GTCAGAGGTGGGCATCCTCACCTCGACAGCCCTGTTGAATAGAATCATCAGGCAGGTGACGTCCGAGGCGCTGCTTCAGGAGATGGTCTTCTTTCTTTTGGGGGAAGATAGTGAGGCCGAGACGGCGTCTGCGATCGCTCAGAATCCTCTCAGACACAGACTCATCGAGCACTGtgaccacctttcagatgag ATCAGCATCATGACCCTGAGGCTCTTTGAGCAGCTCATCCAGAAGCCCAACCAGCACATCCTGCACAGTTTAGTGCTGCGTAACCTGGAGGAGAGGAACTACCTGGAGAACAAACCTCCCGAGGAGCGAGAGCCCATTGAAAACGGCCAGCCTCATGACGCTGT AGACCTGGAGGAGGATCCGCTGTTTGGCGACGACCTCTCTCCAGACAGCCGTCTCTCTTCGTGCGATTGGCTCAGCCCCTCTCCGTCCCAGAGTCCGGACCGCTCCAAGTCTGAGGGGAAAACAGAAGTCCACAAGATCGTCAACAG TTTCCTGTGTTTGGTGCCCGACGAGGCAAAGTCGTCGTACTTTGTGGAAGGAAGCGGCTATGACACGTACCTCCGAGACGCGCACAGACAG TTCCGAGACTATTGTGGAGTCTGTCAGTGCTGGGACTGGAGAGGAACCCCGAAACCCTTTGAGAAATGCAACTTGGAGCGCCCCTTCTTTGAGGGTCACTTCCTTAAGGTCCTCTTTGACAGGATGGGTCGCATTCTAGATCAG CCGTACGACGTCAACCTGCAAGTGACGGCAGTTATGTCCAAACTGTCCTTGTTTCCGCACCCCCACCTGCACGAGTACCTGCTGGACCCCTACATTAACCTGGCTCCCGGATGCAGGTCTCTGTTCTCCGTTGTGGTCAGG GTGGTGGGGGACCTCATGTTGAGGATTCAGCGCATCCCAGACTTCACCCCCAAACTGCTGCTG AGCGCGAGTGCGTTTTGA